GGTTGTGTCCTACAAACACAGCCTACGGAAAAATAGAGCCATCATTTTTCCGTTCCATATCAAACTTTAAGGCGTTTATATGTAACACAATTTCGTGTTTAGTTGATACCTTAACTGAGGATCTGTTCTCAAGAACTTTCATCATCCCGTTTTCAGCTTCTTGAGCAGCAACTTTCTCTTTGTTGATTGATCCGACGCAGGGTTTTCTTATCCATAGCCTTGGAGCTACCTTTTTGTATGCTTTACTAGGAATGTGCCAAAATATCAACTCTGGGATCCTGCACGAAATGTACATCTTTTGTAGTAGTTATTATCATATAATGAGTTTTCCCCACCAAAATCTTTAGTATTACATACCTTAAATCGGGATTAAGAGTATTAGACTTGGTTTTAAACCATTCAACTTGAGCATTTGAGATAACCTCCGGGTATGAACCACCGCCCGAATCAAGAAAGTATAGCAATGCCACAGGTGGTTTGGAATGATCCGATGATTCCACAAGAAGGACATAGTTAGATACGCTTGGCCATAGCTCCTTAGGACCAATCATTGAGTGTGAGAGTCGTCCATTGGAAGACTTTATCTCTTCCTGAATCAGTTCCACTCGCGTTGTTCCTCTAAACGCGCATCCATCATCGGATGCGGGGCAGCGAACAGGAGGGATACCGGAAGAAGAGAACCAATCCAAAGGCCAAACGAAAGAAGCATCATCATGGTTACCAAAGAGAGTAGACCATGGAATGCCTCTGTCTCTTGTAGGAGAGATTgctttgtcccaaaacaagcttgCGTTTTGAATTGGTATGTTGTCAGCCGTTACAACATCTCCCAAGTAGACCACAAAATCTGTTCCATTTCTCccagaaattaaagaaacactTCTTTTAGTTAATGTTAATCTTCACATAATCACATGAATCATGAATGTAGTGTGTTCATTCCAATGTAAAACTCTAAACCATCCAAAACTCATACCAAAATGTtaaggttattttttttttaacttgtttgagtaaaacaaaaattggtgcACACGGTAAGTCATAATAAGTGCAAAGACATAACCTGGAGTTTCAGAGTCGAGAACGGTGGACATAACGTTAACGGAGTTTAAATCCTGACGAGGACCCCAATCAGTCCACGTGTCTTCACCGAAGTGAAGGTCTGCAAAGATTGCGATCTTGAACGGTGATCCTTCCCGCACCCGAAGATTACTAGTACTACTCCCCGTCGGGATGCTTAGCTCCCATCCTCCTACTCCTACGGCTACGGCTGATATTAGTGGAAGAGATAGAACGGTGATGATCAGA
The Camelina sativa cultivar DH55 chromosome 15, Cs, whole genome shotgun sequence DNA segment above includes these coding regions:
- the LOC104745193 gene encoding probable inactive purple acid phosphatase 16; this translates as MKKWSLYLIITVLSLPLISAVAVGVGGWELSIPTGSSTSNLRVREGSPFKIAIFADLHFGEDTWTDWGPRQDLNSVNVMSTVLDSETPDFVVYLGDVVTADNIPIQNASLFWDKAISPTRDRGIPWSTLFGNHDDASFVWPLDWFSSSGIPPVRCPASDDGCAFRGTTRVELIQEEIKSSNGRLSHSMIGPKELWPSVSNYVLLVESSDHSKPPVALLYFLDSGGGSYPEVISNAQVEWFKTKSNTLNPDLRIPELIFWHIPSKAYKKVAPRLWIRKPCVGSINKEKVAAQEAENGMMKVLENRSSVKAVFVGHNHGLDWCCPYKDKLWLCFARHTGYGGYGNWPRGSRILEITEMPFRIKSWIRMEDGSVHSAVNLTYD